In a genomic window of Streptomyces roseoviridis:
- a CDS encoding TetR/AcrR family transcriptional regulator, with protein MPKLWNETIEEHRSAVRDATLDATAALVAEHGLMSVTMSRIAQEAGIGRATLYKYFPDVESVLIAWHERQVIHHLEQLEAVRDRITDPGERLQAVLETYALISYERHGHHGADVAGLLHQGPVITQAHQRLLELVRNLVAEGAASGVLRADVAADELAAYCLHALGAAAGLPSKAAVRRLVEVTLAGLRPADRPSGDGTSATWDGAGHGDGHHPRHGSH; from the coding sequence ATGCCGAAGCTGTGGAACGAGACGATCGAGGAACATCGCAGCGCCGTGCGGGACGCGACGCTCGACGCGACCGCCGCGCTCGTGGCCGAGCACGGCCTTATGTCCGTGACCATGTCGCGAATCGCGCAGGAGGCCGGCATCGGGCGGGCGACGCTCTACAAGTACTTCCCGGACGTCGAGTCGGTCCTCATCGCCTGGCATGAGCGGCAGGTCATCCACCACCTCGAACAGCTCGAAGCCGTTCGGGACCGCATTACCGACCCGGGCGAGCGGCTGCAGGCCGTCCTGGAGACGTACGCGCTCATCTCGTACGAGCGTCACGGCCACCACGGCGCCGACGTGGCGGGCCTGCTTCACCAGGGCCCGGTGATCACGCAGGCTCACCAGCGGCTCCTGGAGCTCGTGCGGAACCTCGTCGCGGAGGGCGCCGCGAGCGGCGTGTTGCGCGCCGACGTTGCCGCCGATGAGCTCGCCGCGTACTGCCTCCACGCCCTCGGCGCGGCGGCGGGGCTCCCGTCGAAGGCGGCGGTCCGGCGGCTCGTCGAGGTGACTCTCGCCGGGCTGCGGCCCGCGGACCGTCCCTCCGGGGACGGTACGTCGGCGACCTGGGATGGCGCGGGGCACGGCGACGGTCACCACCCTCGTCACGGCTCTCACTGA